GGCCGTTTCTGCCTTGTCCTGACCGATGCGGGCAAAGCTGAGAATGGCGTGCATCGGCGTGCGCAATTCATGCGAAATATTCGATACAAACTGGGTTTTGGCCCGATTGGCCGCATTGGCCCGATCCCGCGCACCGCGTAGATCGGCGGTCTGGGCGGCGACGATGTCTTGCAAGTGGTCGCGCGCGTTACGCAGTTCGCCCTCGGTGAGTTTCAGCGCAGTGATATCGCGCACCAGCCACAGCACGTGGGCGTTGTTCTGCTGCGGCAGCGGCAAGATCAGCGCCTCAAACCAGCGCTCACCTTCGACCAGTTCTGCCTCGTATACCATGCGCTGCGCCCGGCCCGATTGCAGCGCGATTTCCAGCGCCATGCGACCACCGTCGATTACGCTGTTGGGCATGGTATGAAAAATCGAGTGCCCGACCGGATCACCTTCAAACAAGCGCGTGGTGTTGCCAAAGGCATCCTGCACAACGCTATTGGCATCCACCACAAAGACCGGATCGGGCAGAATTTGCGACAGCCCGGCCAGGCGCGTGGCGGTGATACGGGCAGTCTCGGCCTCACGCGCCAGGTCTCCGGCCGCCTGGACCAGTTGCCGGTCACGCTCGCCCACGCGGCGCACCATCATTTCAAACCCACGCGCCACCCGGCCAAATTCATCATTGCGCTGAGTGCTTGGCAGCGAAATATCGTAGTTGCCATCAGCCACCCGCGCCTCAGCCACCGCCAGTTCAGACAGCGGCTCGGCCACCAGCTTGCGTAGCACGCTCCACAAAATCAGCAGTTCCACCAGCAACGACAAAGCGCCCAGAATCAGCACATACCGCGCATTGGCGCCGGCAATACTGGATAAACGGGATGACGGATAAACCACGATCAGCCGCCAGTCCGGGCCATGGATGCGCCCTACACCAAGCTGGAACTTGCCATCGGAGGTTTCTACCACCTGGGCGTTCGCGGTCACAGACAGCGCGGTGCGCACAATGCTTTGCAGTTCCGGATCATGCAGATGCGATACATCCAGCTTGCCGCCCGCCAGCTGGATTTCTTTGCCAAGGCGCGGATGGGCAATCAGTTGCCCGTCACTGCGCACGATCACGTTGTAGGTGCCGGCGAGGTGGTCATTCGCGGTGCGATGAACCAGATCATCAATCACGATATCCTGGCCCGCCGTACCCACCCAGCGCCCTTTGTAATCAGCAGGAGTGACGTGGGAGATCATCCATTTGTGCGCGCCATCATCGAAATAGACGGTGGTCCAGAACGGGCGGCGCGAAGGATTACTCTGTGCGGTGGATCGCCACACGGTTTCGTATTCATAGATATTGGTGGCGGGCGAGGTCGACTGGCTCCAGTCCACAAATGGCGCGTAATTGAGCGACATCTGTTCTGGCATATTGATAAAGCTGTCGAGAAAACGATTGGTGGTCAGCGGCCCCCATTCGGTCAACAACTGCCACGCGGTTACAACGCGGCGCTGGAACTCTGGCGTGAGGGGGACATCGTTGCGGATAAACAGCGTGGCTTTGTGCTGGTAGTCACTGACTTCGGGCCGCACCCGCACCACGCCATCTTTACCCGCCGCAAACAGGGCGTTGAACTGGGCTCGCGGGTCGGTATTTTCTGCCAGCGCCAACCGTCGCAGATACTCGTTGGCGATCATTTTTGTTTGCGTTTCCGCCAGCAAAAACTGTTCGCTTTCGCCATCGGCACGCGCTTGCACGTAGTTGCGCAAACCATCCCGCAAGCTGTCTTCCAGGCTGGCATAAAAATGCCAATACGCCGCCAGCGTAATCAACAAAATGACCGCAGCAATACGCAGGCCCATGCGAATGAGGGCGCGACGGGTGAGCGTTGTGCGCACCGGCTGCAGCGGCATTATGTCCTGCCTAAATGAGGGGTTAGGTGGATCAACATTTTTGTTTTGTTTGTAAACCAGGTTGTTATTATTAAAATCGTCTGTACGCGCTGCAAAAGCAACCGCTAATACGCAACAGACACAATGAGATACCTGCGGTCGAGGGGATATCTGGCTCAACCCTGGCCCGAGCTACCTTGCCGCTCCTACTTCTTTTATCGCTGTTTTCACCGGAACAGCCCCCGCCTGTGTTCCGTTTAAAGTCGCCAGCATTTAGTCTCGCTTGAACAGCGCCAGCGCCTGTGACCGTTGCAGGGCATGGTCAACCACGGGCTGCGGATAATCGATCCCCAGCCGCAAACCATTCAAGCTGCGCGCCAGCCATGGCGCATGGATATCCTTGTCACTCAGCGCGGCCAGCTCTGGGCAGTACTTCCGGATAAACCGCCCCTGCGGGTCGAATCTTTCCGATTGCGTGACCGGGTTGAATATCCGGAAATACGGTTGGGCATCGCATCCGGTACTGGCCGCCCACTGCCAACCACCATTATTGGCCGCCAAATCGTAATCAAGCAGTTTTTCCGAGAAATATCGCTCGCCCTTACGCCAGTCCACCAGCAAATCTTTGACCAGAAAACTCGCGACAATCATGCGCAGCCGGTTATGCATGTAGCCGGTGCGATTCAATTGGCGCATGGCCGCATCCACCAGCGGGTAACCGGTGCGCCCGTCGCACCACGCGGCAAACCAGTCCAGGTTATTGGGGAACGGCAGATGGTCGTATTCGGCCTTGAAACTGTGCTCAACCACATCCGGGCGATGCCAGAGAATTTGCTGATAAAACTCGCGCCAGATCAGCTCCGACAACCAGGTTTGCGCGCCCTCTGCGCCCACCGCGTGGGCATAGGCCGCCAGTTCGCGCACCGATACCGTACCAAAGCGCAGATGCGTAGACAGATACGATGGCCCTTTGACGCCCGGGAAATCGCGCGTTTCATGATAACGGTTGATCCGCTGTTTGAAGTCCTCAAACAATGCTTCACCACCACTCATGCCGGGCTGGACCGGTAAATCATCCAGCGCATTGTCATCAAAGCCCAGCGTGGCAAGCTCGGGCAAAGCCTGGCGCGACAATGGCGCCAGATTGTGCAGGTATCGCCGCACCGGATAAGGCTTGAGGAAAAAGTCATCAAGCCGCGCTAGCCAGGCACGTTTGTACGGGGTGAATACGCTAAACATGCCCCCGCTCTGGGTCAGGATTTCCTGCTGTTCAAAGATCACCTGATCCTTGAATGTACGCAATTTGACACCAGTTTCATTTAAAGCGCGGCCCACCGCCTCATCACGGCAGATCGCGGCCGGTTCGTAATCATGATTGGTGTAAACCGCCTGCACTTTGAATTCACGCGCCAGTTGCACGATGGCGTGCGCGGCGTTGGCATGGCGCACCACCAGATCGCTCCCGACTTCCCGCAGCGCGGCCTGCAATTCACGCAAGCTGGCATGAATAAAGGCCACGCGCCGATCATTGACGGGCAACGTATCCAGAATGGCGCGGTCGAACACAAAGACCGGCACGACCTGCTGGTTTTCTTTCAGGGCGTGATACAGCGCCGCGTGATCGAACAAACGCAAATCACGCCTGAACCACAGCAAGGCACGTTGAACCATTGATACTTTTCCAGGACGAATGCGGGCTATTCTACGAGAGGCAAGGCGCTTTCAGTACGTTGTCATGAAAAACTGCATGGCGCGCCCCGGCGCACCGTTACGAAGCTGCTTTATGCGATAATCGGAAACATGAACATGAACCTTTCGCGCCACTTCCTGATTGCCATGCCTAATCTGGTTGATCCGGTTTTTGAACGCACTCTCGCCTACATTTGCGACCACAACGACCGTGGCGCAATGGGCGTGATCGTCAACCGGCCCCTGGGTATGCCTTTATCCGCCTTGTTTGAACAAATCGACGTTGAGCTGCATCGTCCGGATGTCATTGAACTGCCGGTATATTTTGGCGGCCCGGTGCAGACCGATCGCGGCTTTGTGCTGCACCAGCCGTTGGGCGAATGGCAGTCCACTTTGACGGTGTCTGACGAAATCGGCCTGACCACCTCCAAAGACATTCTGCTGGCGGTGGGCGAAGGCGCTGGCCCGGAACAATTGTTTGTCACTCTCGGCTACGCTGGCTGGGAAGCTGGCCAGCTGGAAAACGAAATCGGCCAGAATGCGTGGATTTCGGTACAGGCTGATCCAAAAATCATTTTCGATTTGCCGGCGGAAGAACGCTACGAAGCCGCACTGGCGCTGATGGGCATTGATATCGCCATGCTCAGTAAAGAAGCTGGCCACGCCTGATGTTCCCGTTACCTGCTGAGTTTTACCCTGCCCCCCTTTGCACAGGGGGGTCTTTGTATCTACCTGCTGCCCGTGGAGTTCTGTGATGAGTAGCGCCCTGGCCTTTGATTTTGGCGAAGCGCGGATTGGCGTAGCCATTGGCTCGACCGAACTGGGCATCCCGCACCCGGTTTGCACCATTGCCGCCATCGACAACGACACCCGCTTTGCCCGCATCGCCGCGCTGATCAAGGAATGGCAGCCCGATACCCTGGTCGTGGGCATGCCGCTATCCATGGATGGCACACCGCACAAGATGAGCCAGCTGGCGCGCAAATTCGGCCAGCGTTTGCATGGTCGCTTTCAGTTACCGGTGGTGTATGTGGATGAGCGCCTCAGTTCTGCGGCGGCATCCGATGCGCTCAATGAAACCGGTGTACGCGGGCGCAAACAGAAACCGGCGCTGGATCAGGTGGCGGCCATGCAGATTCTGCAAGGCTGGTTTGATGGGGCCCTCATCGAACCGCCCGCTGATCCGGCCCGCGCGGCCAGCCCGGACGCCGCGCCCGACACTGAATAATCAGCATTTCGATCGTCCAGCAATTATCATAATCGCCATTCCCGGCTGACTTGCCGCCAGCCAGCACTCCGCTTACGTTTTCTCAGGACAATCTCGCGCATGCTCAACCCGCAACTGAACGCCAACAAAGAGCTGATCCACTTGCTCACCACTGAAGGATTGCCGCGCGCCATCCTGACGCAAATTCTGGATCGCGCTGCGACCTACGTGGCCGAAATGGAAAGCGGCAACAAGAAGTTTCCGGCGCTGGCGGGCAAGTCGGTGTTCAATCTGTTCTTCGAGAACTCCACCCGTACCCGCACCACATTCGAGATCGCCGCCAAGCGCTTGTCGGCGGATGTGATCAACCTGAACGTGAACGCCTCGTCCACCACCAAGGGTGAAACGCTGCTCGATACCATCCACAATCTGGAAGCAATGGGTGCGGATATGTTCGTGGTGCGCCATGCGCAGTCGGGCGCTGCACATTTGATCTCGCAGCACGTGAAGCCGGGCATTGCCATCGTCAACGCTGGTGACGGCCGCCACGCGCATCCCACGCAAGCGCTGCTGGACATGTACACCATCCGTCATTTCAAAGGCGACTTCACCGGCCTGCGCGTGGCCATTGTCGGCGATGTGCTGCATTCACGCGTGGCCCGCTCGCAGATTCATGCGCTCAGCACGCTGGGTTGCCCGGAAATCCGCGTCATCGCCCCCAAAACCTTGCTGCCCATTGGTGTGGAACATCTGGGCGTGCATGTTTATCACGATATGGCCGAAGGCCTGAAAGACGTGGATGTGGTCGCCATGCTGCGCTTGCAGAACGAACGCATGAGCGGCGCGTTTCTGCCGTCGACCCAGGAATTCTTCAAATATTACGGGCTGACTCCAGAAAAGCTAGCGCTGGCCAAACCCGACGCCATCGTGATGCATCCAGGCCCGATGAACCGCGGTGTGGAGATTGACTCCGCCGTAGCCGACGGCGCGCAAGCGGTGATTCTGCCGCAAGTGACTTTTGGCATCGCCGTGCGTATGGCAGTGATGGCTTTGGTCGCCGAAAACCAGGCCCGTCGCGTTTGAGCCGCAACACCGGATAAAGCTAAGGAAAAACAATGAAAAAAATCGCAATCCGTAATGGCCGCCTGGTAGACCCTGCACACGGCACCGACAAAATCGCTGATCTGTTCCTGGCTGACGGCAGCATCATCGCGGTTGGCGCCGCCCCGGCGGGCTTTACTGCGGACGAAACCATCGATGCCACTGGCCTGATGGTGATGCCCGGCCTGGTTGATCTGGCCGCTCGCTTGCGTGAACCGGGCTTTGAATACCGCGCCACGCTGGCATCGGAAATGGCTGCCGCCGTCGCGGGCGGCGTGACCAGCATCGTCTGCCCGCCCGATACCGATCCGCCACTGGACGAGCCTGGCCTGGTGACCATGCTGCGCCAACGCGCGCGCCATCTTGATCTGGCCCGTTTGTACCCTGTAGGCGCCCTCACCCGCGCCCTGGCGGGAAAAGACCTGACCGAAATGGCCGAGCTGCGTGACGCCGGTTGCGTGGCGTTCTCGCAAGGCGATCATCCGATTGGCGACTTGCAAGTGCTGTACCGCGCCATGCAATACGCCGCCACCTTCAATATCGGCCTGCGCTTGCGGGCGCAAGATGCCACGCTGGCGGGTAATGGCGTGGCGCATGATGGCGAATATGCCTCGCGCCTTGGGTTGACCGGCATTCCGGTCATCGCCGAGACAGTCGCCATTGCCACCATTCTGGAACTGATGCGCGCGACCGGTGCCAAGGTGCATCTCTGCCGCGTTTCCAGCGCCGCCGGTCTGGCCATGGTGCGCGCCGCCAAGCGTGAAGGTCTGCCGCTGACTTGCGATGTATCGATCAACCACGTGCATCTGGCCGATATCGATATTGGCTACTTTGACAGCAACTACCGCTTCAACCCGCCGCTACGCAGCATCCGCGACCGTGAAGCGATCCAGACCGGTTTGTTCGATGGCACCATTGACGTAATCTGCTCCGATCACAGCCCGGTCGACGAAGATGCCAAACTGCTACCCTTTGCCGAAGCCGAACCCGGCGCGACCGGGCTGGAATTGCTGCTGCCATTGACCCTGGCTTGGGCTGAAAAAGCACACGTACCACTAACCATGGCACTGACCAAAATCACCAGCGCTCCGGCCAGCATGCTCGGCTTTACCGCCGGACTCACCGCAGGCTGCCGCGCCGATCTGGCACTGGTCGACCCGCAAGCGACATGGCGCGTCACGTCAGACGTCCTCAAAAGCCAGGGCAAGAACACGCCGTTCACCGGTTATGAAATGCGTGGGAAGGTGATGTACACCCTGGTGAAGGGCAAGCTGGTTTATTCCGCTCACGCCTGAAACAAACGGCTCGTTACGATAAGCCCGTCAACAAAAAGCCCGGAAAAATCATCCGGGCTTTTTGTTTCAAAAGACTGTGCGCGCTGGCTACAGAGCTTTGATTTTGCCGATGAAATCGCGATACGGGCCTTTGATGTCTTCAAACAAAGGATGATCGCGGTTCAGCAACATCACTTCACCCAGCAGCTTTAAACCCAGCGCCAATGAGGCCGAGGTATCTGCGTCAAAGGCCTGCTTGCCCTGAATCCGCTCGATAATGGCAAACAAGTCATCATGATTGGTGGCCGCGAACGATAGCGGCGTTTCATGCACCGGCTCACCCGGTTTGGATGGTGCAATATGTTCGAGGGTGACGCGATATTGATGCGAGCGCATGGCTGGATTCCTGGGAAGTTATCTCATTCAAATGAGAACAACTCTCAAATAATCAAGTCCACCAAAAGAAAAACGCAGGCAAGCCTGCGTTTTTTTATTTCCACCTGACCAATAACCTCAAGCCAGTTTTTTCTTCAGCAATTCAGTCAATACGCCCGGATTACCCTTGCCCTTGCTGGCCTTCATGCATTGGCCAACCAGCGCGTTCAGGGCTTTCTCTTTGCCGGACTTGAACTCTTCCACCGACTTGGCGTTGTTGGCGATGACTTCATCGACAATCGCTTCCAGCGCGCCGGTGTCGGTTTCCTGCTTCAGACCATCGCGCTCGATGATGGTGTCGGCGGCATCACCGGTTTCCCACATCTTCTTGAGCACGTCTTTGGCGGTTTTGTTGTTGATGGTGCTATCCGAAACGCGCTTGATCAACGCCGCCAGCGCTTGCGGGTTCACCGGTGACTGGCTGATGTCTTTCTCTTCGCGGTTCAGCGTGGCGGAGATATCACCCATCAGCCAGTTGGCCGCCAGCTTGGCATCGGCACCGGCAGCAACGGTCGCTTCAAAGAATGCGGCCAGGTCTTTGCTAGCGGTGAGCGTGCCGGCGTCATAGGCGGAAATGCCGTACTGCTGCGAGAAGCGTGCCTGCATGGCTTCCGGCAGTTCTGGCAATTCGCTACGCACGCGTTCGATCCACTCTTCCGAAATCACCAACGGCGGCAGATCCGGATCGGGGAAGTAACGGTAATCGTGCGCGTCTTCCTTGCTACGCATCATGCGGGTTTCGCCGGTGTCCGGGTCGAACAGCACGGTGGCTTGCTGGATTTTGCCGCCATCTTCAATGGTTTCAATCTGCCATTGCACTTCGGCTTTCACGGCTTGCTCAATGAACTTGAAGCTGTTCAGGTTCTTGATCTCGCGGCGAGTGCCAAATTCTTTCTGGCCTTCCGGACGCACGGACACGTTCACGTCACAACGAAAACTGCCTTCCTGCATATTGCCGTCGCAAATGCCGATCCACGTCACCAGGCTGTACAGCGCTTTGGCATACGCCACGGCTTCAGCGGCGGAGCGCATTTCCGGCTCGGAGACGATTTCCAGCAACGGCGTACCAGCACGATTCAAATCGATACCGCTCTGGCCTTGGAAGTCTTCATGCACCGACTTCCCGGCGTCTTCTTCCAGGTGGGCACGCGTCAGATTAATGACCTTGTCGACGCCATCCACGTTAATGGTGATCTGGCCGCCTTCAACCACCGGCAGTTCAAACTGGCTGATCTGGTAGCCCTTGGGCAGATCAGGATAAAAGTAGTTTTTGCGGGCAAACACCGAGCGGCGGTTGACCTTGGCGCCAATGGCCAGGCCAAACTGGATGGCTTTCTCGACCACTGCCTTGTTCATCACCGGCAAGGCACCGGGCAAGGCGATATCGACCACTGCCGTCTGGGTGTTCGGCGCCGCGCCAAATGCGGTGCTGGCGGGCGAGAAAATCTTGGATTTCGTGGTGAGCTGGGTATGGATTTCCAGCCCGATTACTACTTCCCATTTCATGGTCAGTCTCTCTTGTTTAAGCTCTGGCCGCGCGTTGGCGGTACCAGTAACGATATTGCTCGACATAGCCAAAACCTGCGTACAGCTTCACGGCAGCGGCGTTGGCAGCAACCACCTGCAACAAGCCATGCGTGGCGCCGGTTTCGATGCCCCAAGCCAGTAATGAAGCCACCAGACGGCGGCCATAACCTTGGCCGCGCTGCGCCGGGTCGGTGCAGATATCAAACATCAACATGTAACCATGCTGGCGCACGGCAAACCCGCAAGCCACGATCTGACCGTTTTCGACCAGTGCTGCAAAGGTGGTCGGTGCGGCGTACAGCGCCAGCATCCGTTCGGCAATCGCCCGCTGCGCGGCGGTCAAACCGTTGATGCGGGTAAATGCATCCATCCACACCACTTCTGGCTGACGCCACAGTGTTACCGCCTGATCGACGCGGCAATCTACTTCGCGCAGATCA
This genomic interval from Silvimonas soli contains the following:
- a CDS encoding ATP-binding protein — encoded protein: MPLQPVRTTLTRRALIRMGLRIAAVILLITLAAYWHFYASLEDSLRDGLRNYVQARADGESEQFLLAETQTKMIANEYLRRLALAENTDPRAQFNALFAAGKDGVVRVRPEVSDYQHKATLFIRNDVPLTPEFQRRVVTAWQLLTEWGPLTTNRFLDSFINMPEQMSLNYAPFVDWSQSTSPATNIYEYETVWRSTAQSNPSRRPFWTTVYFDDGAHKWMISHVTPADYKGRWVGTAGQDIVIDDLVHRTANDHLAGTYNVIVRSDGQLIAHPRLGKEIQLAGGKLDVSHLHDPELQSIVRTALSVTANAQVVETSDGKFQLGVGRIHGPDWRLIVVYPSSRLSSIAGANARYVLILGALSLLVELLILWSVLRKLVAEPLSELAVAEARVADGNYDISLPSTQRNDEFGRVARGFEMMVRRVGERDRQLVQAAGDLAREAETARITATRLAGLSQILPDPVFVVDANSVVQDAFGNTTRLFEGDPVGHSIFHTMPNSVIDGGRMALEIALQSGRAQRMVYEAELVEGERWFEALILPLPQQNNAHVLWLVRDITALKLTEGELRNARDHLQDIVAAQTADLRGARDRANAANRAKTQFVSNISHELRTPMHAILSFARIGQDKAETAKPEKLRRYFDNIIQSGERLLGMVNDLLDIAKLESGKMDYHLSQHALGRIIEGVITELEPLASRKRISLVPRVPPDDLLDCDASRVAQVLRNLVSNAIRFSPEDGEIAVTVYAEGDLLVTLVENDGPAIAQDDLERIFEKFVQGSGLNTPGSSGLGLAICREIVEAHGGVIVAANREEGGARFRFTLPRQQPAPPEGEHPLAG
- a CDS encoding cryptochrome/photolyase family protein, whose protein sequence is MVQRALLWFRRDLRLFDHAALYHALKENQQVVPVFVFDRAILDTLPVNDRRVAFIHASLRELQAALREVGSDLVVRHANAAHAIVQLAREFKVQAVYTNHDYEPAAICRDEAVGRALNETGVKLRTFKDQVIFEQQEILTQSGGMFSVFTPYKRAWLARLDDFFLKPYPVRRYLHNLAPLSRQALPELATLGFDDNALDDLPVQPGMSGGEALFEDFKQRINRYHETRDFPGVKGPSYLSTHLRFGTVSVRELAAYAHAVGAEGAQTWLSELIWREFYQQILWHRPDVVEHSFKAEYDHLPFPNNLDWFAAWCDGRTGYPLVDAAMRQLNRTGYMHNRLRMIVASFLVKDLLVDWRKGERYFSEKLLDYDLAANNGGWQWAASTGCDAQPYFRIFNPVTQSERFDPQGRFIRKYCPELAALSDKDIHAPWLARSLNGLRLGIDYPQPVVDHALQRSQALALFKRD
- a CDS encoding YqgE/AlgH family protein, which translates into the protein MNLSRHFLIAMPNLVDPVFERTLAYICDHNDRGAMGVIVNRPLGMPLSALFEQIDVELHRPDVIELPVYFGGPVQTDRGFVLHQPLGEWQSTLTVSDEIGLTTSKDILLAVGEGAGPEQLFVTLGYAGWEAGQLENEIGQNAWISVQADPKIIFDLPAEERYEAALALMGIDIAMLSKEAGHA
- the ruvX gene encoding Holliday junction resolvase RuvX codes for the protein MSSALAFDFGEARIGVAIGSTELGIPHPVCTIAAIDNDTRFARIAALIKEWQPDTLVVGMPLSMDGTPHKMSQLARKFGQRLHGRFQLPVVYVDERLSSAAASDALNETGVRGRKQKPALDQVAAMQILQGWFDGALIEPPADPARAASPDAAPDTE
- a CDS encoding aspartate carbamoyltransferase catalytic subunit, with translation MLNPQLNANKELIHLLTTEGLPRAILTQILDRAATYVAEMESGNKKFPALAGKSVFNLFFENSTRTRTTFEIAAKRLSADVINLNVNASSTTKGETLLDTIHNLEAMGADMFVVRHAQSGAAHLISQHVKPGIAIVNAGDGRHAHPTQALLDMYTIRHFKGDFTGLRVAIVGDVLHSRVARSQIHALSTLGCPEIRVIAPKTLLPIGVEHLGVHVYHDMAEGLKDVDVVAMLRLQNERMSGAFLPSTQEFFKYYGLTPEKLALAKPDAIVMHPGPMNRGVEIDSAVADGAQAVILPQVTFGIAVRMAVMALVAENQARRV
- a CDS encoding dihydroorotase; this encodes MKKIAIRNGRLVDPAHGTDKIADLFLADGSIIAVGAAPAGFTADETIDATGLMVMPGLVDLAARLREPGFEYRATLASEMAAAVAGGVTSIVCPPDTDPPLDEPGLVTMLRQRARHLDLARLYPVGALTRALAGKDLTEMAELRDAGCVAFSQGDHPIGDLQVLYRAMQYAATFNIGLRLRAQDATLAGNGVAHDGEYASRLGLTGIPVIAETVAIATILELMRATGAKVHLCRVSSAAGLAMVRAAKREGLPLTCDVSINHVHLADIDIGYFDSNYRFNPPLRSIRDREAIQTGLFDGTIDVICSDHSPVDEDAKLLPFAEAEPGATGLELLLPLTLAWAEKAHVPLTMALTKITSAPASMLGFTAGLTAGCRADLALVDPQATWRVTSDVLKSQGKNTPFTGYEMRGKVMYTLVKGKLVYSAHA
- a CDS encoding DUF3861 domain-containing protein — encoded protein: MRSHQYRVTLEHIAPSKPGEPVHETPLSFAATNHDDLFAIIERIQGKQAFDADTSASLALGLKLLGEVMLLNRDHPLFEDIKGPYRDFIGKIKAL
- the gatB gene encoding Asp-tRNA(Asn)/Glu-tRNA(Gln) amidotransferase subunit GatB, encoding MKWEVVIGLEIHTQLTTKSKIFSPASTAFGAAPNTQTAVVDIALPGALPVMNKAVVEKAIQFGLAIGAKVNRRSVFARKNYFYPDLPKGYQISQFELPVVEGGQITINVDGVDKVINLTRAHLEEDAGKSVHEDFQGQSGIDLNRAGTPLLEIVSEPEMRSAAEAVAYAKALYSLVTWIGICDGNMQEGSFRCDVNVSVRPEGQKEFGTRREIKNLNSFKFIEQAVKAEVQWQIETIEDGGKIQQATVLFDPDTGETRMMRSKEDAHDYRYFPDPDLPPLVISEEWIERVRSELPELPEAMQARFSQQYGISAYDAGTLTASKDLAAFFEATVAAGADAKLAANWLMGDISATLNREEKDISQSPVNPQALAALIKRVSDSTINNKTAKDVLKKMWETGDAADTIIERDGLKQETDTGALEAIVDEVIANNAKSVEEFKSGKEKALNALVGQCMKASKGKGNPGVLTELLKKKLA
- a CDS encoding GNAT family N-acetyltransferase; translation: MTTQIALLEGITQSAWPAISTELFDGWLLRFADGYTKRANSVTPLYEGVLAEPEKLAYCEQRFAAAGLPSIFKLTAQNAVLDATLAKRGYEQIDISSVQIADLREVDCRVDQAVTLWRQPEVVWMDAFTRINGLTAAQRAIAERMLALYAAPTTFAALVENGQIVACGFAVRQHGYMLMFDICTDPAQRGQGYGRRLVASLLAWGIETGATHGLLQVVAANAAAVKLYAGFGYVEQYRYWYRQRAARA